The window GGCCGCAATACGACGAGGCTGCAGCACGATGCAACGCTGGCCTTCCTTCAGAATGCCCGCATCGAGGACAAACTGCGGCACCTGCGTGGACTTGCCCGAACCTGTGGGAGCCTTGATCAGCATGTTCGGCACCTTCGGATCATGCAGGCATGAAACGACGGCATCGCGGATCTCAAAAATAGGCAGGGCAGCAGGGGCGGGCATGGGGGATGGCAAGAGGCCAGGAAAGCAGCGATGAGTCAAGAAGGGGTGAGAGAAGAAAAGTGGTCGAAAACGGGCTGTCTACAAAGTCCAGGATTGCCAGCCGGGGGCCGTTTCCTCCATGGTGGAGGTCTATGCGGTGGCCCATTCTTCTTTCGCTCCTCATTTCGTCCACCACCCTGGCGGACTCGCTCCACACCTGCGAGCACTGCGCTAAGCACCTGCTGCCCGCCGTGACCAAGCTGACACCGGGCCGCAAATATGCCCGAGACCGCCGGGTGGACATTCAGCACTTGAAGTTAGACGTCACGCCGGATTTTACCAAACGCAGCGTGGCCGGCACGATGACGATGACCTTCAAGCCCATCGCGCTGCCTTTGGACAAACTGGAACTGGATGCCGTTGACTTAGCCATTGCCGATGTGCAGGTCACCGGAGCCAAACTGGCGGACAAGATCGTCGCCGAGGAAAAGCTGACGCTCGTGTTTGCCACCGCCATCGCCCCAGGAGCAGAGGTGAGCGTGAGCATCCGATACAGTGCCGAGCCCACTCGCGGCCTGTATTTTCGCACGCCTGAAATGGGCTACAAGCCAGGTGACAGCCAAGTCTGGAGCCAAGGGGAAGCGGACCTGCATCGCTTCTGGTTTCCCTGCTACGACTATCCGAACGAGCGCTTCACCAGCGAGGTGATCTGCCATGCGCCCAAGGGCATGGAGGTGGTATCCAATGGCAAGCTGGTGGATAAAAAGGAAACAGGAGAGCTGACCTCCTGGCACTGGCTTCAGGACAAGCCGCACGTCAATTACCTCATCGCGCTGGCGGCAGGCCACTTTCACAAGATCGAGGACAAAGCAGGCGATCTGCCCCTGGCGATGCTGTTGCCGCCATCCAATAAAGCGCAGGCGGCCAATGCCTTTGCGGACACCCGCAAGATCATCGAGTTCTTCCAAAAGGAGATTGGTATCCCCTTCCCCTGGGACAAGTATTACCAAGTTTACTGCCACGACTTCATCGCTGGCGGCATGGAAAATACGAGCTGCACCTTTGAGGCTAGCAGCATGCTGTTCAATTCAGATACCGAGACCTTGCGCAGCCTGCATCGGCTGGATGCCCACGAAACAGCGCATCAGTGGTTTGGAGATCTGGTGACCTGTCGGGACTGGTCGCACCTGTGGTTGAATGAAGGATTCGCCAGCTATTACACGGTGCTTTATGAGCAGGAAAAAAGTGGCGATGACGCCATGAAATACTCACTCTGGCTAGAGGCCGAAGAAGTCCTGGAAGCCAAGGACACCCGCCCCACCGTGTGGAGAGACTATGGCGACCCGATGCAGCAGTTTGACACGCGGGTGTATCCGAAGGGGGCGTGGATCGTGCACATGCTGCGCAGCCAGCTTGGGCCTGATCTTTACCGCCTCGCCATCCGCACCTACCTGGAGCGGCATCGCAATGGCATCGTCAGCACGGATGATCTGCATGAGGTGGTGGAAGAAATCAGCGGCCTGTCTTTCGATGCGTTCTTTGATCAATGGGTTTATCACGGTGGCTTCCCTGAACTGAAGGTGGACTACGCCTGGGATGCAGCCAGCAAACAGGCCAAGGTGACGGTGCGACAGACACAGAAAGTGACGGATCAAGTGCGCCTGTTCCAGTTCCCCCTGCCCGTGGCTTTCACCCTCAAAGGCCAGAAAGATCCAATCAAATTCACCGCCAAGATCACCCAGGCAGAGGAAGCCTTTTACTTTGCCCTGCCTGCCCAACCGGAACTGATGCGAGTGGACCCGGACTACACCGTGCTGGCGAAGGTGGACTTCTTGCCAACCGGTGACATGCTGGACAAACAGTTGGTTAGCGATGTCATCGGACGCCTATTGGCCGCGCAGATCCTAGGATCGCGCAAAGATCAGGGCAGTGTGGACAAACTGGCCCGCCTGCTCAAAGAGGATGCGTTTCATGCCGTGCG is drawn from Prosthecobacter algae and contains these coding sequences:
- a CDS encoding M1 family aminopeptidase; translated protein: MRWPILLSLLISSTTLADSLHTCEHCAKHLLPAVTKLTPGRKYARDRRVDIQHLKLDVTPDFTKRSVAGTMTMTFKPIALPLDKLELDAVDLAIADVQVTGAKLADKIVAEEKLTLVFATAIAPGAEVSVSIRYSAEPTRGLYFRTPEMGYKPGDSQVWSQGEADLHRFWFPCYDYPNERFTSEVICHAPKGMEVVSNGKLVDKKETGELTSWHWLQDKPHVNYLIALAAGHFHKIEDKAGDLPLAMLLPPSNKAQAANAFADTRKIIEFFQKEIGIPFPWDKYYQVYCHDFIAGGMENTSCTFEASSMLFNSDTETLRSLHRLDAHETAHQWFGDLVTCRDWSHLWLNEGFASYYTVLYEQEKSGDDAMKYSLWLEAEEVLEAKDTRPTVWRDYGDPMQQFDTRVYPKGAWIVHMLRSQLGPDLYRLAIRTYLERHRNGIVSTDDLHEVVEEISGLSFDAFFDQWVYHGGFPELKVDYAWDAASKQAKVTVRQTQKVTDQVRLFQFPLPVAFTLKGQKDPIKFTAKITQAEEAFYFALPAQPELMRVDPDYTVLAKVDFLPTGDMLDKQLVSDVIGRLLAAQILGSRKDQGSVDKLARLLKEDAFHAVRSEAARSLAKIATPAARSALIAGLAGQTDARSRAAVVEALTAIPHPEAQKALMAHAETEKNPAILTTIIKSWGTRPGDAAIAPLLAKHLNSKTYQNTLSAAAISAYRAQDEASAATAILAKLQDDPLEFRTWDYRNALDAVAFLARKQENRDAVRSFLVTHLSHPKEELRSGAAKALGTLKDPKAISVLQAMLPEAGPYADPVREAAAKSVQTLQAEQPGSAELKNLWDQVQQLQKKTEELQNRLDDAKKKAEPAKK